From one Coffea eugenioides isolate CCC68of chromosome 11, Ceug_1.0, whole genome shotgun sequence genomic stretch:
- the LOC113751774 gene encoding ubiquitin-like-specific protease 1D isoform X3, translated as MAGEGAKSGGPLQLDSKDWDKLLGEGEGAEPLSLVVVPGKSPQAKEMDEKVSNNQLVSDLRNMTDEQLQQSADRIRRILPTLSLTLKDGGEKLKRSLQLHEDELRRRRLLPLQKSDGGGCKKLIQHHDQNCNGVSDDLREQPLSSLSPALSFSTCFSSKLDRKQTDSTTFKVFEKELSTLNPCGRQKMETQLPSLSSSRQKRGLSSKESPFQSLGSPLLNVDNVPLSNGYKKERRRSARLQASNSPKRIKETVVLVDEELEVEETAAQTNKLNQCKNTRIYYPSRDDPVSVETICYSDLDCLAPQAYLSSTIMNFYIRYLQVEGLTSKATESESCNYHFFNTYFYEKLKEALGEKDIENSFAKLRRWWKRIYIFEKAYVLIPIHENLHWSLVIICIPDVEDRSGPIMLHLDSLGLHSSRSIFSNIKSFLIEEWKFLRKREVPLDLPIADTVWENLSNRIDERIVQVPQQGNDYDCGLFVLFFMKRFIEEAPDRLKKKDLARFGKKWFNPEEASSLRQSIRSLLKEKFKNANDEEQLLDLRL; from the exons ATGGCCGGCGAAGGGGCGAAAAGTGGGGGCCCACTACAGTTGGATTCAAAGGACTGGGACAAACTActgggggagggggagggggcgGAGCCACTGTCTTTGGTGGTGGTGCCCGGGAAATCGCCGCAGGCTAAGGAGATGGATGAAAAAGTAAGTAATAATCAACTAGTCAGTGACTTACGAAATATGACGGACGAGCAACTCCAACAATCGGCGGATAGGATTAGAAGAATTTTACCGACTTTGTCCTTGACATTGAAAGACGGTGGCGAGAAGCTTAAGCGCAGCCTCCAACTCCATGAGGATGAATTAAGGCGCCGGCGTCTCCTCCCCCTCCAAAAG AGCGATGGTGGTGGATGCAAGAAGCTGATTCAACATCATGATCAAAATTGTAACG GTGTATCAGATGACCTTCGGGAGCAACCTCTATCATCTTTATCACCTGCACTGTCATTTTCAACATGCTTCTCAAGCAAGTTGGACAGAAAA CAGACAGATTCAACAACATTCAAAGTTTTCGAAAAAGAACTATCTACATTAAACCCCTGTGGTCGGCAAAAAATGGAAACCCAATTGCCGTCTTTATCCAGCAGTAGACAGAAGAGAGGGTTGTCATCAAAAGAATCACCTTTTCAATCCTTGGGCAGTCCTCTTCTGAATGTTGATAATGTACCCCTATCAAATGGTTATAAAAAGGAGAG GAGAAGGTCTGCTCGACTCCAGGCTTCAAATAGCCCAAAGCGCATCAAG GAGACAGTTGTACTTGTTGATGAGGAACTTGAGGTTGAAGAAACAGCAGCTCAAACAAATAAACTGAATCAATG CAAGAACACCAGGATATATTATCCTTCCAG GGATGATCCTGTATCTGTTGAAACAATCTGCTACTCGGACCTGGATTGTCTCGCTCCTCAGGCATATTTGTCATCAACTATTATGAATTTTTACATACG GTATCTGCAGGTGGAGGGGCTGACATCTAAAGCAACTGAAAGTGAATCATGCAATTACCATTTTTTTAATACCTACTTCTATGAAAAACTGAAAGAGGCTTTAGGTGAAAAG GACATCGAAAATTCATTTGCCAAGTTGAGGCGGTGGTGGAAACGTATTTACATATTTGAGAAGGCATATGTACTCATACCCATACATGAAAA tCTTCACTGGAGCTTGGTGATTAtatgtataccggatgtggaaGATCGTTCAGGACCAATCATGCTTCATTTGGATTCGCTAGGGCTTCACTCTAGCCGTTCAATTTTTTCTAACATAAAAAG CTTTCTAATAGAGGAGTggaaatttttgagaaaaagagaAGTCCCATTGGATCTTCCTATAGCAGACACTGTATGGGAGAATCTTTCTAATAGAATTGATGAGAGAATAGTCCAG GTCCCACAACAAGGGAATGATTATGATTGTGGCCTCTTTGTTCTATTCTTTATGAAACGATTCATTGAAGAGGCTCCAGACAGGCTGAAGAAGAAGGATTTGGCAAGG TTTGGAAAGAAATGGTTCAACCCTGAAGAAGCCTCAAGTTTGAGGCAAAGTATTCGGAGTCTGttgaaagaaaaattcaagaatgcCAATGATGAGGAACAGCTTTTGGATCTGAGGCTGTAG
- the LOC113751774 gene encoding ubiquitin-like-specific protease 1D isoform X1 — MAGEGAKSGGPLQLDSKDWDKLLGEGEGAEPLSLVVVPGKSPQAKEMDEKVSNNQLVSDLRNMTDEQLQQSADRIRRILPTLSLTLKDGGEKLKRSLQLHEDELRRRRLLPLQKSDGGGCKKLIQHHDQNCNGVSDDLREQPLSSLSPALSFSTCFSSKLDRKQTDSTTFKVFEKELSTLNPCGRQKMETQLPSLSSSRQKRGLSSKESPFQSLGSPLLNVDNVPLSNGYKKERRRSARLQASNSPKRIKETVVLVDEELEVEETAAQTNKLNQCKNTRIYYPSRYRDDPVSVETICYSDLDCLAPQAYLSSTIMNFYIRYLQVEGLTSKATESESCNYHFFNTYFYEKLKEALGEKDIENSFAKLRRWWKRIYIFEKAYVLIPIHENLHWSLVIICIPDVEDRSGPIMLHLDSLGLHSSRSIFSNIKSFLIEEWKFLRKREVPLDLPIADTVWENLSNRIDERIVQVPQQGNDYDCGLFVLFFMKRFIEEAPDRLKKKDLARFGKKWFNPEEASSLRQSIRSLLKEKFKNANDEEQLLDLRL; from the exons ATGGCCGGCGAAGGGGCGAAAAGTGGGGGCCCACTACAGTTGGATTCAAAGGACTGGGACAAACTActgggggagggggagggggcgGAGCCACTGTCTTTGGTGGTGGTGCCCGGGAAATCGCCGCAGGCTAAGGAGATGGATGAAAAAGTAAGTAATAATCAACTAGTCAGTGACTTACGAAATATGACGGACGAGCAACTCCAACAATCGGCGGATAGGATTAGAAGAATTTTACCGACTTTGTCCTTGACATTGAAAGACGGTGGCGAGAAGCTTAAGCGCAGCCTCCAACTCCATGAGGATGAATTAAGGCGCCGGCGTCTCCTCCCCCTCCAAAAG AGCGATGGTGGTGGATGCAAGAAGCTGATTCAACATCATGATCAAAATTGTAACG GTGTATCAGATGACCTTCGGGAGCAACCTCTATCATCTTTATCACCTGCACTGTCATTTTCAACATGCTTCTCAAGCAAGTTGGACAGAAAA CAGACAGATTCAACAACATTCAAAGTTTTCGAAAAAGAACTATCTACATTAAACCCCTGTGGTCGGCAAAAAATGGAAACCCAATTGCCGTCTTTATCCAGCAGTAGACAGAAGAGAGGGTTGTCATCAAAAGAATCACCTTTTCAATCCTTGGGCAGTCCTCTTCTGAATGTTGATAATGTACCCCTATCAAATGGTTATAAAAAGGAGAG GAGAAGGTCTGCTCGACTCCAGGCTTCAAATAGCCCAAAGCGCATCAAG GAGACAGTTGTACTTGTTGATGAGGAACTTGAGGTTGAAGAAACAGCAGCTCAAACAAATAAACTGAATCAATG CAAGAACACCAGGATATATTATCCTTCCAGGTATAG GGATGATCCTGTATCTGTTGAAACAATCTGCTACTCGGACCTGGATTGTCTCGCTCCTCAGGCATATTTGTCATCAACTATTATGAATTTTTACATACG GTATCTGCAGGTGGAGGGGCTGACATCTAAAGCAACTGAAAGTGAATCATGCAATTACCATTTTTTTAATACCTACTTCTATGAAAAACTGAAAGAGGCTTTAGGTGAAAAG GACATCGAAAATTCATTTGCCAAGTTGAGGCGGTGGTGGAAACGTATTTACATATTTGAGAAGGCATATGTACTCATACCCATACATGAAAA tCTTCACTGGAGCTTGGTGATTAtatgtataccggatgtggaaGATCGTTCAGGACCAATCATGCTTCATTTGGATTCGCTAGGGCTTCACTCTAGCCGTTCAATTTTTTCTAACATAAAAAG CTTTCTAATAGAGGAGTggaaatttttgagaaaaagagaAGTCCCATTGGATCTTCCTATAGCAGACACTGTATGGGAGAATCTTTCTAATAGAATTGATGAGAGAATAGTCCAG GTCCCACAACAAGGGAATGATTATGATTGTGGCCTCTTTGTTCTATTCTTTATGAAACGATTCATTGAAGAGGCTCCAGACAGGCTGAAGAAGAAGGATTTGGCAAGG TTTGGAAAGAAATGGTTCAACCCTGAAGAAGCCTCAAGTTTGAGGCAAAGTATTCGGAGTCTGttgaaagaaaaattcaagaatgcCAATGATGAGGAACAGCTTTTGGATCTGAGGCTGTAG
- the LOC113751774 gene encoding ubiquitin-like-specific protease 1D isoform X2: MAGEGAKSGGPLQLDSKDWDKLLGEGEGAEPLSLVVVPGKSPQAKEMDEKVSNNQLVSDLRNMTDEQLQQSADRIRRILPTLSLTLKDGGEKLKRSLQLHEDELRRRRLLPLQKSDGGGCKKLIQHHDQNCNGVSDDLREQPLSSLSPALSFSTCFSSKLDRKTDSTTFKVFEKELSTLNPCGRQKMETQLPSLSSSRQKRGLSSKESPFQSLGSPLLNVDNVPLSNGYKKERRRSARLQASNSPKRIKETVVLVDEELEVEETAAQTNKLNQCKNTRIYYPSRYRDDPVSVETICYSDLDCLAPQAYLSSTIMNFYIRYLQVEGLTSKATESESCNYHFFNTYFYEKLKEALGEKDIENSFAKLRRWWKRIYIFEKAYVLIPIHENLHWSLVIICIPDVEDRSGPIMLHLDSLGLHSSRSIFSNIKSFLIEEWKFLRKREVPLDLPIADTVWENLSNRIDERIVQVPQQGNDYDCGLFVLFFMKRFIEEAPDRLKKKDLARFGKKWFNPEEASSLRQSIRSLLKEKFKNANDEEQLLDLRL, from the exons ATGGCCGGCGAAGGGGCGAAAAGTGGGGGCCCACTACAGTTGGATTCAAAGGACTGGGACAAACTActgggggagggggagggggcgGAGCCACTGTCTTTGGTGGTGGTGCCCGGGAAATCGCCGCAGGCTAAGGAGATGGATGAAAAAGTAAGTAATAATCAACTAGTCAGTGACTTACGAAATATGACGGACGAGCAACTCCAACAATCGGCGGATAGGATTAGAAGAATTTTACCGACTTTGTCCTTGACATTGAAAGACGGTGGCGAGAAGCTTAAGCGCAGCCTCCAACTCCATGAGGATGAATTAAGGCGCCGGCGTCTCCTCCCCCTCCAAAAG AGCGATGGTGGTGGATGCAAGAAGCTGATTCAACATCATGATCAAAATTGTAACG GTGTATCAGATGACCTTCGGGAGCAACCTCTATCATCTTTATCACCTGCACTGTCATTTTCAACATGCTTCTCAAGCAAGTTGGACAGAAAA ACAGATTCAACAACATTCAAAGTTTTCGAAAAAGAACTATCTACATTAAACCCCTGTGGTCGGCAAAAAATGGAAACCCAATTGCCGTCTTTATCCAGCAGTAGACAGAAGAGAGGGTTGTCATCAAAAGAATCACCTTTTCAATCCTTGGGCAGTCCTCTTCTGAATGTTGATAATGTACCCCTATCAAATGGTTATAAAAAGGAGAG GAGAAGGTCTGCTCGACTCCAGGCTTCAAATAGCCCAAAGCGCATCAAG GAGACAGTTGTACTTGTTGATGAGGAACTTGAGGTTGAAGAAACAGCAGCTCAAACAAATAAACTGAATCAATG CAAGAACACCAGGATATATTATCCTTCCAGGTATAG GGATGATCCTGTATCTGTTGAAACAATCTGCTACTCGGACCTGGATTGTCTCGCTCCTCAGGCATATTTGTCATCAACTATTATGAATTTTTACATACG GTATCTGCAGGTGGAGGGGCTGACATCTAAAGCAACTGAAAGTGAATCATGCAATTACCATTTTTTTAATACCTACTTCTATGAAAAACTGAAAGAGGCTTTAGGTGAAAAG GACATCGAAAATTCATTTGCCAAGTTGAGGCGGTGGTGGAAACGTATTTACATATTTGAGAAGGCATATGTACTCATACCCATACATGAAAA tCTTCACTGGAGCTTGGTGATTAtatgtataccggatgtggaaGATCGTTCAGGACCAATCATGCTTCATTTGGATTCGCTAGGGCTTCACTCTAGCCGTTCAATTTTTTCTAACATAAAAAG CTTTCTAATAGAGGAGTggaaatttttgagaaaaagagaAGTCCCATTGGATCTTCCTATAGCAGACACTGTATGGGAGAATCTTTCTAATAGAATTGATGAGAGAATAGTCCAG GTCCCACAACAAGGGAATGATTATGATTGTGGCCTCTTTGTTCTATTCTTTATGAAACGATTCATTGAAGAGGCTCCAGACAGGCTGAAGAAGAAGGATTTGGCAAGG TTTGGAAAGAAATGGTTCAACCCTGAAGAAGCCTCAAGTTTGAGGCAAAGTATTCGGAGTCTGttgaaagaaaaattcaagaatgcCAATGATGAGGAACAGCTTTTGGATCTGAGGCTGTAG
- the LOC113751775 gene encoding deoxynucleoside triphosphate triphosphohydrolase SAMHD1 homolog isoform X1: MKASLKGEDIPSHVTASAGDDRRFLKSVHDNVHGNMYLDPLSLKFIDTEQFQRLRDLKQLGMTYLVYPGAVHSRFEHSLGVYWLANKAMDKLKRYQGLELGIEQIDVQTVKLAGLLHDVGHGPFSHMFEREFLPRVVNGLKWSHEDMSLKMTDYIVDEHNIDIDPENLKKVKDMINASERSISTSFKEKSFLYDIVANGRNGIDVDKFDYISRDSRACGLGCNFQFRRLFENMRVIDDEICYRAKEYLTVHKLFSSRADLHRTVYMHPKVKAIELMCVDAMIKANDYLQIASFIDDPAQYWKLDDTILKTIETSSHQELKESRDLILRIRRRDLYQFCNQFAVPKDRLDHFKVATPQDIVCSQRSGGITLKEEDIIVTNVKIDLTRGRENPLESIKFFEDFASTEKFSIKDDRISHLLPACYQDMIVRVYAKKPELVEAVSEAFENFQMRTYGMKTQVHGTPNSKKKRQRS, translated from the exons ATGAAAGCTTCCTTGAAAGGAGAGGACATTCCCAGCCACGTCACAGCTTCTGCCGGTGATGATCGCCGGTTTCTCAAATCCGTCCACGATAACGTCCACGGAAACATGTACCTCGATCCG CTCTCTTTGAAGTTTATCGATACTGAACAGTTTCAGAG GCTTCGTGATTTGAAGCAGCTCG GTATGACATACTTGGTTTATCCAGGGGCTGTCCACTCTCGTTTTGAGCATTCGCTTGGGGTTTATTGGCTTGCTAACAAAGCAATGGATAAACTTAAAAGATATCAA GGCTTGGAGCTTGGTATTGAACAGATTGATGTTCAGACAGTAAAATTAGCTG GATTACTGCATGATGTGGGACATGGGCCATTCAGCCACATGTTTGAGCGAGAGTTTCTTCCACGAGTTGTTAATGGCTTAAAATG GTCACATGAAGACATGTCTTTGAAGATGACAGATTACATTGTTGATGAGCATAACATTGATATTGATCCTGAAAATCTTAAAAAAGTCAAG GACATGATAAATGCCTCTGAGCGCTCCATCTCAACA AGCTTTAAAGAGAAGAGTTTTCTATATGACATTGTTGCTAATGGACGAAATGGAATAGATGTTGACAA ATTTGATTACATATCTCGTGACTCCCGTGCTTGTGGCCTAGGGTGCAATTTTCAGTTTCGGAG GCTTTTTGAAAATATGCGAGTGATAGATGATGAGATTTGCTATCGAGCTAAGGAAT ATCTTACAGTCCACAAGTTATTCTCTTCAAGGGCCGATTTGCATCGGACTGTCTATATGCATCCAAAAGTGAAG GCAATAGAACTTATGTGTGTTGATGCCATGATAAAAGCAAATGATTATCTTCAGATTGCATCGTTCATTGATGATCCTGCTCAGTATTGGAAG TTAGATGACACAATACTGAAAACCATTGAAACTTCTTCCCACCAAGAATTGAAGGAATCCAGGGATTTGATCCTTCGCATCAGGAGAAGGGATCTTTATCAG TTTTGTAACCAGTTTGCTGTTCCAAAGGACAGATTGGATCACTTTAAAGTAGCAACTCCACAAGATATAGTTTGTTCCCAG AGATCCGGTGGTATTACATTGAAAGAGGAAGATATAATTGTGACAAATGTGAAGATTGACCTGACTCGAGGAAGGGAAAATCCACTTGAAAG CATCAAATTTTTCGAG GACTTTGCGAGCACTGAGAAATTCTCTATTAAGGATGACCGGATCAGTCACTTGCTGCCTGCTTGCTATCAAGACATGATAGTGAGGGTGTACGCCAAGAAACCTGAACTG GTCGAAGCAGTATCAGAGGCATTTGAAAACTTTCAGATGCGGACCTATGGGATGAAAACCCAAGTACATGGAACTCCCAACTCAAAGAAGAAACGCCAAAGGAGCTGA
- the LOC113751775 gene encoding deoxynucleoside triphosphate triphosphohydrolase SAMHD1 homolog isoform X3 encodes MKASLKGEDIPSHVTASAGDDRRFLKSVHDNVHGNMYLDPLSLKFIDTEQFQRLRDLKQLGMTYLVYPGAVHSRFEHSLGVYWLANKAMDKLKRYQGLELGIEQIDVQTVKLAGLLHDVGHGPFSHMFEREFLPRVVNGLKWSHEDMSLKMTDYIVDEHNIDIDPENLKKVKDMINASERSISTSFKEKSFLYDIVANGRNGIDVDKFDYISRDSRACGLGCNFQFRRLFENMRVIDDEICYRAKEYLTVHKLFSSRADLHRTVYMHPKVKAIELMCVDAMIKANDYLQIASFIDDPAQYWKLDDTILKTIETSSHQELKESRDLILRIRRRDLYQFCNQFAVPKDRLDHFKVATPQDIVCSQRSGGITLKEEDIIVTNVKIDLTRGRENPLERTLRALRNSLLRMTGSVTCCLLAIKT; translated from the exons ATGAAAGCTTCCTTGAAAGGAGAGGACATTCCCAGCCACGTCACAGCTTCTGCCGGTGATGATCGCCGGTTTCTCAAATCCGTCCACGATAACGTCCACGGAAACATGTACCTCGATCCG CTCTCTTTGAAGTTTATCGATACTGAACAGTTTCAGAG GCTTCGTGATTTGAAGCAGCTCG GTATGACATACTTGGTTTATCCAGGGGCTGTCCACTCTCGTTTTGAGCATTCGCTTGGGGTTTATTGGCTTGCTAACAAAGCAATGGATAAACTTAAAAGATATCAA GGCTTGGAGCTTGGTATTGAACAGATTGATGTTCAGACAGTAAAATTAGCTG GATTACTGCATGATGTGGGACATGGGCCATTCAGCCACATGTTTGAGCGAGAGTTTCTTCCACGAGTTGTTAATGGCTTAAAATG GTCACATGAAGACATGTCTTTGAAGATGACAGATTACATTGTTGATGAGCATAACATTGATATTGATCCTGAAAATCTTAAAAAAGTCAAG GACATGATAAATGCCTCTGAGCGCTCCATCTCAACA AGCTTTAAAGAGAAGAGTTTTCTATATGACATTGTTGCTAATGGACGAAATGGAATAGATGTTGACAA ATTTGATTACATATCTCGTGACTCCCGTGCTTGTGGCCTAGGGTGCAATTTTCAGTTTCGGAG GCTTTTTGAAAATATGCGAGTGATAGATGATGAGATTTGCTATCGAGCTAAGGAAT ATCTTACAGTCCACAAGTTATTCTCTTCAAGGGCCGATTTGCATCGGACTGTCTATATGCATCCAAAAGTGAAG GCAATAGAACTTATGTGTGTTGATGCCATGATAAAAGCAAATGATTATCTTCAGATTGCATCGTTCATTGATGATCCTGCTCAGTATTGGAAG TTAGATGACACAATACTGAAAACCATTGAAACTTCTTCCCACCAAGAATTGAAGGAATCCAGGGATTTGATCCTTCGCATCAGGAGAAGGGATCTTTATCAG TTTTGTAACCAGTTTGCTGTTCCAAAGGACAGATTGGATCACTTTAAAGTAGCAACTCCACAAGATATAGTTTGTTCCCAG AGATCCGGTGGTATTACATTGAAAGAGGAAGATATAATTGTGACAAATGTGAAGATTGACCTGACTCGAGGAAGGGAAAATCCACTTGAAAG GACTTTGCGAGCACTGAGAAATTCTCTATTAAGGATGACCGGATCAGTCACTTGCTGCCTGCTTGCTATCAAGACATGA
- the LOC113751775 gene encoding deoxynucleoside triphosphate triphosphohydrolase SAMHD1 homolog isoform X2, with the protein MIAGFSNPSTITSTETCTSIRLRDLKQLGMTYLVYPGAVHSRFEHSLGVYWLANKAMDKLKRYQGLELGIEQIDVQTVKLAGLLHDVGHGPFSHMFEREFLPRVVNGLKWSHEDMSLKMTDYIVDEHNIDIDPENLKKVKDMINASERSISTSFKEKSFLYDIVANGRNGIDVDKFDYISRDSRACGLGCNFQFRRLFENMRVIDDEICYRAKEYLTVHKLFSSRADLHRTVYMHPKVKAIELMCVDAMIKANDYLQIASFIDDPAQYWKLDDTILKTIETSSHQELKESRDLILRIRRRDLYQFCNQFAVPKDRLDHFKVATPQDIVCSQRSGGITLKEEDIIVTNVKIDLTRGRENPLESIKFFEDFASTEKFSIKDDRISHLLPACYQDMIVRVYAKKPELVEAVSEAFENFQMRTYGMKTQVHGTPNSKKKRQRS; encoded by the exons ATGATCGCCGGTTTCTCAAATCCGTCCACGATAACGTCCACGGAAACATGTACCTCGATCCG GCTTCGTGATTTGAAGCAGCTCG GTATGACATACTTGGTTTATCCAGGGGCTGTCCACTCTCGTTTTGAGCATTCGCTTGGGGTTTATTGGCTTGCTAACAAAGCAATGGATAAACTTAAAAGATATCAA GGCTTGGAGCTTGGTATTGAACAGATTGATGTTCAGACAGTAAAATTAGCTG GATTACTGCATGATGTGGGACATGGGCCATTCAGCCACATGTTTGAGCGAGAGTTTCTTCCACGAGTTGTTAATGGCTTAAAATG GTCACATGAAGACATGTCTTTGAAGATGACAGATTACATTGTTGATGAGCATAACATTGATATTGATCCTGAAAATCTTAAAAAAGTCAAG GACATGATAAATGCCTCTGAGCGCTCCATCTCAACA AGCTTTAAAGAGAAGAGTTTTCTATATGACATTGTTGCTAATGGACGAAATGGAATAGATGTTGACAA ATTTGATTACATATCTCGTGACTCCCGTGCTTGTGGCCTAGGGTGCAATTTTCAGTTTCGGAG GCTTTTTGAAAATATGCGAGTGATAGATGATGAGATTTGCTATCGAGCTAAGGAAT ATCTTACAGTCCACAAGTTATTCTCTTCAAGGGCCGATTTGCATCGGACTGTCTATATGCATCCAAAAGTGAAG GCAATAGAACTTATGTGTGTTGATGCCATGATAAAAGCAAATGATTATCTTCAGATTGCATCGTTCATTGATGATCCTGCTCAGTATTGGAAG TTAGATGACACAATACTGAAAACCATTGAAACTTCTTCCCACCAAGAATTGAAGGAATCCAGGGATTTGATCCTTCGCATCAGGAGAAGGGATCTTTATCAG TTTTGTAACCAGTTTGCTGTTCCAAAGGACAGATTGGATCACTTTAAAGTAGCAACTCCACAAGATATAGTTTGTTCCCAG AGATCCGGTGGTATTACATTGAAAGAGGAAGATATAATTGTGACAAATGTGAAGATTGACCTGACTCGAGGAAGGGAAAATCCACTTGAAAG CATCAAATTTTTCGAG GACTTTGCGAGCACTGAGAAATTCTCTATTAAGGATGACCGGATCAGTCACTTGCTGCCTGCTTGCTATCAAGACATGATAGTGAGGGTGTACGCCAAGAAACCTGAACTG GTCGAAGCAGTATCAGAGGCATTTGAAAACTTTCAGATGCGGACCTATGGGATGAAAACCCAAGTACATGGAACTCCCAACTCAAAGAAGAAACGCCAAAGGAGCTGA
- the LOC113751775 gene encoding deoxynucleoside triphosphate triphosphohydrolase SAMHD1 homolog isoform X4 → MTYLVYPGAVHSRFEHSLGVYWLANKAMDKLKRYQGLELGIEQIDVQTVKLAGLLHDVGHGPFSHMFEREFLPRVVNGLKWSHEDMSLKMTDYIVDEHNIDIDPENLKKVKDMINASERSISTSFKEKSFLYDIVANGRNGIDVDKFDYISRDSRACGLGCNFQFRRLFENMRVIDDEICYRAKEYLTVHKLFSSRADLHRTVYMHPKVKAIELMCVDAMIKANDYLQIASFIDDPAQYWKLDDTILKTIETSSHQELKESRDLILRIRRRDLYQFCNQFAVPKDRLDHFKVATPQDIVCSQRSGGITLKEEDIIVTNVKIDLTRGRENPLESIKFFEDFASTEKFSIKDDRISHLLPACYQDMIVRVYAKKPELVEAVSEAFENFQMRTYGMKTQVHGTPNSKKKRQRS, encoded by the exons ATGACATACTTGGTTTATCCAGGGGCTGTCCACTCTCGTTTTGAGCATTCGCTTGGGGTTTATTGGCTTGCTAACAAAGCAATGGATAAACTTAAAAGATATCAA GGCTTGGAGCTTGGTATTGAACAGATTGATGTTCAGACAGTAAAATTAGCTG GATTACTGCATGATGTGGGACATGGGCCATTCAGCCACATGTTTGAGCGAGAGTTTCTTCCACGAGTTGTTAATGGCTTAAAATG GTCACATGAAGACATGTCTTTGAAGATGACAGATTACATTGTTGATGAGCATAACATTGATATTGATCCTGAAAATCTTAAAAAAGTCAAG GACATGATAAATGCCTCTGAGCGCTCCATCTCAACA AGCTTTAAAGAGAAGAGTTTTCTATATGACATTGTTGCTAATGGACGAAATGGAATAGATGTTGACAA ATTTGATTACATATCTCGTGACTCCCGTGCTTGTGGCCTAGGGTGCAATTTTCAGTTTCGGAG GCTTTTTGAAAATATGCGAGTGATAGATGATGAGATTTGCTATCGAGCTAAGGAAT ATCTTACAGTCCACAAGTTATTCTCTTCAAGGGCCGATTTGCATCGGACTGTCTATATGCATCCAAAAGTGAAG GCAATAGAACTTATGTGTGTTGATGCCATGATAAAAGCAAATGATTATCTTCAGATTGCATCGTTCATTGATGATCCTGCTCAGTATTGGAAG TTAGATGACACAATACTGAAAACCATTGAAACTTCTTCCCACCAAGAATTGAAGGAATCCAGGGATTTGATCCTTCGCATCAGGAGAAGGGATCTTTATCAG TTTTGTAACCAGTTTGCTGTTCCAAAGGACAGATTGGATCACTTTAAAGTAGCAACTCCACAAGATATAGTTTGTTCCCAG AGATCCGGTGGTATTACATTGAAAGAGGAAGATATAATTGTGACAAATGTGAAGATTGACCTGACTCGAGGAAGGGAAAATCCACTTGAAAG CATCAAATTTTTCGAG GACTTTGCGAGCACTGAGAAATTCTCTATTAAGGATGACCGGATCAGTCACTTGCTGCCTGCTTGCTATCAAGACATGATAGTGAGGGTGTACGCCAAGAAACCTGAACTG GTCGAAGCAGTATCAGAGGCATTTGAAAACTTTCAGATGCGGACCTATGGGATGAAAACCCAAGTACATGGAACTCCCAACTCAAAGAAGAAACGCCAAAGGAGCTGA